In Rhodanobacter denitrificans, a single window of DNA contains:
- a CDS encoding M1 family aminopeptidase, translating into MNQPALFLAITAAVLLAAPAFAATDAAARFDPLQAFAPYSYPQPATAYRSASGKPGPLFWQNRADYRIEATLDPATRQLRGSEVISYTNHSPDALDVLWLQLDQNRYRRDARGAFTSKFPTEFTDGYQIASVEVEDAHGDRQPVQWLVSDTRMQVQLPAALKGNGGSLRLHVAWSYTVPGEFGGRTDVNPSKHGEIFEIAQWYPRMAVYDDLRGWDTAPYLNSEFYLEYGDFDYAVTVPWDMIVAGSGELLNPDEVLTKAERQRLERARHSDATVMIRTAEEVTQPSSRPKQSGTLTWHFRMHNTRDVAFGASKAFVWDAARINLPEGKTALAMSVYPAESGGDAAWGRATEYLKASTEYFSKQWYPYPWPVAINEAGTAGGMEYPGITFDHKLAKGKNLHMVIAHEIGHIWFPMIVGSNERRDAWMDEGFNTFIDVYEDDAFNHGEYAPKRDSEYAPGGGNPADEIAAVLADPAAPALLNGADMTSEKYRHPISYFKGAFGLVLLREQIIGPERFDPAFRRYIATWAYKHPSPSDFFRFMESDTGEDLGWFWRGWYEHNWTFDMAVQKVAPIDGNWSHGAEVTVANLDRLVLPATLEVTYDDGSKQDIRVPVETWQQHRSYVVRVAGTRKVVTATLDPTHALPDAQRANNTLRVK; encoded by the coding sequence ATGAACCAACCCGCGCTGTTCCTCGCCATCACCGCCGCCGTGCTGCTGGCGGCACCCGCATTCGCCGCCACCGACGCGGCCGCGCGCTTCGATCCGCTGCAGGCGTTCGCCCCGTACAGCTACCCGCAGCCGGCCACCGCCTACCGCTCGGCCAGCGGCAAGCCCGGCCCGCTGTTCTGGCAGAACCGCGCCGACTATCGGATCGAGGCCACGCTCGACCCGGCCACGCGGCAGCTGCGCGGCAGCGAGGTGATCAGCTACACCAACCACAGCCCCGACGCGCTCGACGTGCTGTGGCTGCAGCTGGACCAGAACCGCTACCGCCGCGACGCCCGCGGCGCGTTCACCAGCAAGTTCCCCACCGAGTTCACCGATGGCTACCAGATCGCCTCGGTGGAAGTGGAAGACGCGCACGGGGACAGGCAGCCGGTGCAGTGGCTGGTTTCCGACACGCGCATGCAGGTGCAGCTGCCCGCGGCACTGAAGGGCAACGGCGGCAGCCTGCGCCTGCACGTCGCCTGGAGCTACACCGTGCCCGGCGAATTCGGCGGGCGCACCGACGTCAACCCCAGCAAGCACGGCGAGATCTTCGAGATCGCGCAGTGGTACCCGCGCATGGCTGTCTACGACGACCTGCGCGGGTGGGACACTGCGCCCTACCTCAACAGCGAGTTCTACCTGGAATACGGCGATTTCGACTACGCCGTCACCGTGCCGTGGGACATGATCGTGGCCGGCTCCGGCGAGCTGCTGAACCCTGACGAGGTGCTGACGAAAGCCGAACGGCAGCGGCTGGAGCGGGCCCGCCACAGCGACGCCACCGTGATGATCCGCACGGCGGAGGAAGTCACCCAGCCGTCCAGCCGTCCGAAACAGAGCGGCACGCTGACCTGGCACTTCCGCATGCACAACACCCGCGACGTGGCGTTCGGCGCGTCGAAGGCATTCGTGTGGGACGCCGCGCGGATCAACCTGCCCGAAGGGAAAACCGCGCTGGCGATGTCGGTCTATCCGGCCGAGAGCGGCGGCGATGCGGCGTGGGGCCGCGCCACCGAATACCTCAAGGCGTCCACCGAATACTTCTCGAAGCAGTGGTATCCGTACCCGTGGCCGGTGGCGATCAACGAGGCCGGCACCGCCGGCGGCATGGAATACCCGGGCATCACCTTCGACCACAAGCTGGCCAAGGGCAAGAACCTGCACATGGTGATCGCGCACGAGATCGGGCACATCTGGTTCCCGATGATCGTGGGCAGCAACGAGCGCCGCGACGCGTGGATGGACGAGGGCTTCAACACCTTCATCGACGTCTACGAGGACGACGCCTTCAACCACGGCGAATACGCGCCGAAGCGCGATAGCGAGTACGCGCCCGGCGGCGGCAACCCGGCCGACGAGATCGCCGCCGTGCTGGCCGACCCCGCCGCGCCCGCCCTGCTCAACGGCGCCGACATGACGAGCGAGAAGTACCGTCACCCGATCAGCTACTTCAAGGGCGCGTTCGGCCTGGTGCTGCTGCGCGAGCAGATCATCGGGCCGGAGCGCTTCGACCCCGCGTTCCGCCGCTACATCGCCACCTGGGCGTACAAGCACCCCAGCCCGTCGGACTTCTTCCGCTTCATGGAAAGCGACACCGGCGAGGACCTCGGCTGGTTCTGGCGCGGCTGGTACGAGCACAACTGGACGTTCGACATGGCGGTGCAGAAGGTGGCGCCGATCGACGGCAACTGGAGCCACGGCGCCGAAGTCACCGTGGCCAACCTCGACCGGCTGGTGCTGCCGGCCACGCTCGAAGTGACCTACGACGACGGCAGCAAGCAGGACATCCGCGTGCCGGTGGAAACCTGGCAGCAGCACCGCAGCTACGTGGTGCGCGTGGCCGGCACGCGCAAGGTGGTTACGGCCACCCTCGACCCGACGCATGCGCTGCCGGACGCACAGCGCGCGAACAACACGCTGCGGGTGAAATAA
- a CDS encoding AGE family epimerase/isomerase, whose product MNATPDFRSAAFLRGHIAQTMAFYHPHAIDPQGGFFHYFRDDGTIYDRTHRHLVSSTRFVFNYAMAAIEFGDDTALRDEYLDAARHGLRYLREVHRDPYTGGYAWTIRDGQPEDRSNHAYGAAFVLLACASAVKAGIAEAAAWMDETWSLLELRYWDADAGLYRDEADAHWHFSDYRGQNANMHLCEALLAAYQASHEPRYLDRAYTLADRMTRRQAALAGGLVWEHYDRDWAIDWDYHRDDPKHLFRPWGFQSGHQTEWAKLLLTMDPLLRARGDDEDWLLPTARQLFDTALARAWDGEYGGICYGFAPDGSVCDDDKYFWVQAESLAAAARLHAHTGEPAYDDWYGKLWAYAWQHLVDHRHGAWYRILTRDNRKYSDEKSPAGKTDYHTMGACHDVLALLRAGGRP is encoded by the coding sequence ATGAACGCTACTCCCGACTTCCGCTCCGCCGCTTTCCTGCGCGGGCACATCGCGCAGACCATGGCGTTCTACCACCCGCATGCGATCGACCCGCAAGGCGGCTTCTTCCACTACTTCCGCGACGACGGCACGATCTACGACCGCACGCACCGGCATCTGGTCAGCAGCACCCGCTTCGTCTTCAACTACGCGATGGCGGCGATCGAATTCGGCGACGACACGGCGCTGCGCGACGAGTACCTCGACGCCGCGCGCCACGGCCTGCGCTACCTGCGCGAGGTGCATCGCGACCCGTACACCGGCGGCTACGCCTGGACGATCCGCGACGGCCAGCCGGAAGACCGCAGCAACCACGCCTACGGCGCAGCCTTCGTGCTGCTGGCCTGCGCCAGCGCGGTGAAGGCCGGCATCGCCGAGGCTGCCGCGTGGATGGACGAGACCTGGAGCCTGCTGGAGCTGCGCTACTGGGACGCCGACGCCGGGCTGTACCGCGACGAGGCGGACGCGCACTGGCACTTCAGCGACTACCGCGGCCAGAACGCGAACATGCACCTGTGCGAGGCGCTGCTGGCCGCCTACCAGGCCAGCCACGAGCCGCGTTATCTCGATCGCGCGTACACCCTCGCCGACCGCATGACCCGCCGTCAGGCGGCGCTGGCCGGCGGGCTGGTGTGGGAGCACTACGACCGCGACTGGGCCATCGACTGGGACTACCACCGCGACGACCCCAAGCACCTGTTCCGCCCGTGGGGCTTCCAGAGCGGCCACCAGACCGAGTGGGCGAAGCTGCTGCTGACCATGGATCCGCTGCTGCGCGCGCGCGGCGATGACGAGGACTGGCTGCTACCCACCGCGCGGCAGCTGTTCGACACCGCGCTGGCGCGCGCCTGGGACGGCGAGTACGGCGGCATCTGCTACGGCTTCGCGCCCGACGGCAGCGTCTGCGACGACGACAAGTACTTCTGGGTGCAGGCCGAATCGCTGGCCGCCGCCGCGCGGCTGCATGCGCACACCGGCGAGCCGGCCTATGACGACTGGTACGGGAAACTGTGGGCCTACGCGTGGCAGCATCTGGTCGACCACCGCCACGGCGCCTGGTACCGCATCCTCACCCGCGACAATCGCAAGTACAGCGACGAGAAAAGCCCGGCCGGCAAGACCGACTACCACACCATGGGCGCCTGCCACGACGTGCTGGCGCTGCTGCGTGCCGGCGGCCGGCCGTGA
- a CDS encoding carbohydrate kinase family protein: protein MPPRPILCFGEALIDLHADGLDPRGFAARFVPFAGGAPANVAVAAARLGGHARFAGMLARDRFGDFLLDSLQQAGVGTADVVRTEAANSALAFVTLDARGERSFGFYRDHTADLLFRPAHFRADGFRDVAVFHVCSNSMTDPALAATTREGMQRAHGAGALVSFDLNLRPALWPADADPHPLLWPALHLADVVKLSAEEFAWLAIDGEQAALDRLWLGRTRLVVVTDGARPLRWFHPEAEGELPCYAVETVDSTAAGDAFMGGLLCCLAELEATPDRLDRLVVALPRLHAMLRFAAACGALTVTRQGSFVAMPRGEEVLAFMERQA, encoded by the coding sequence ATGCCGCCACGGCCCATTCTGTGCTTCGGCGAGGCACTGATCGACCTGCATGCCGACGGCCTCGACCCGCGCGGCTTCGCGGCGCGCTTCGTGCCGTTCGCCGGCGGCGCGCCGGCCAACGTGGCGGTCGCCGCGGCGCGGCTGGGCGGACACGCGCGCTTCGCCGGCATGCTCGCGCGCGACCGCTTCGGCGACTTCCTGCTCGACAGCCTGCAGCAGGCCGGCGTCGGCACCGCCGACGTGGTGCGCACCGAGGCGGCGAACAGCGCGCTGGCCTTCGTCACGCTGGACGCGCGCGGCGAGCGCAGCTTCGGCTTCTACCGCGACCACACCGCCGACCTGCTGTTCCGCCCGGCGCACTTCCGCGCCGACGGCTTCCGCGACGTCGCCGTGTTCCACGTCTGCTCCAACAGCATGACGGATCCGGCGCTGGCCGCGACCACCCGCGAAGGCATGCAGCGCGCGCACGGCGCCGGCGCCCTGGTCAGCTTCGATCTCAACCTGCGTCCTGCGCTGTGGCCGGCCGATGCCGATCCACACCCGCTGCTGTGGCCGGCGCTGCACCTGGCCGACGTGGTGAAGCTCTCCGCCGAGGAATTCGCCTGGCTGGCGATCGACGGCGAACAGGCCGCGCTGGACCGGCTGTGGCTGGGCCGCACCCGCCTGGTGGTGGTGACCGACGGCGCCCGGCCGCTGCGCTGGTTCCACCCCGAAGCCGAAGGCGAGCTGCCGTGCTACGCGGTCGAGACTGTCGACTCCACCGCGGCCGGCGATGCCTTCATGGGCGGCCTGCTGTGCTGCCTGGCCGAGCTGGAAGCCACCCCGGACCGGCTCGACCGCCTGGTCGTCGCGCTGCCGCGGCTGCACGCGATGCTGCGCTTCGCCGCCGCCTGCGGCGCACTCACCGTCACCCGCCAGGGCTCGTTCGTCGCGATGCCGCGCGGCGAAGAGGTATTGGCCTTCATGGAACGCCAGGCATGA
- the fucP gene encoding L-fucose:H+ symporter permease: MALGVLTTIFFMWGFLTCLNDILIPHLKSIFQLNYAQVMLVQFTFFGAYFLMALPAGRLVAALGYKKGIVAGLAIAGVGALGFWPAAGLHLYPAFLGALFVLATGITVLQVAANPYVALLGPEKTSSSRLTLAQALNSFGTFLAPWFGGLLILSNVVKSPTELAALEPAQRLLYDTQQAQAVQGPYIGLAVVLFLLTVFVWLFRLPALSEATDKGDHARHGFADVLRHPHVLFGVLGIFFYVGAEVSIGSFMVNYLSMPEIGHLSEQQAAKYVSWYWGGAMVGRFAGSALMAKFSPRKLLAAFATINALLVLTTMSSSGALAMYSIIAIGLFNSIMFPTIFALGIERLGPMTSKASSLLIMAIVGGAIMPPLQGLFADHIGLQHAFFLPLLCYLYIVFYGLRGSRIRSLPAADASGIH, encoded by the coding sequence ATGGCGCTGGGCGTGCTCACCACCATCTTCTTCATGTGGGGCTTCCTGACCTGCCTCAACGACATCCTGATCCCGCACCTGAAGTCGATCTTCCAGCTCAACTACGCGCAGGTGATGCTGGTGCAGTTCACCTTCTTCGGCGCGTACTTCCTGATGGCGCTGCCGGCCGGCCGACTGGTCGCCGCGCTGGGCTACAAGAAGGGCATCGTGGCCGGGCTGGCGATTGCCGGCGTCGGCGCGCTGGGCTTCTGGCCAGCCGCCGGACTGCACCTGTACCCGGCCTTCCTCGGCGCGCTGTTCGTGCTGGCCACCGGCATCACCGTGCTGCAGGTGGCGGCCAACCCCTACGTGGCCCTGCTCGGCCCGGAGAAGACCAGCTCCAGCCGGCTGACCCTGGCGCAGGCGCTGAACTCGTTCGGCACCTTCCTGGCGCCGTGGTTCGGCGGATTGCTGATCCTGTCCAACGTGGTGAAGAGTCCGACCGAGCTAGCCGCGCTGGAACCGGCGCAGCGCCTGCTCTACGACACCCAGCAGGCGCAGGCGGTGCAGGGGCCGTACATCGGCCTGGCGGTGGTGCTGTTCCTGCTGACGGTGTTCGTGTGGCTGTTCCGCCTGCCGGCGCTGAGCGAAGCCACCGACAAGGGCGACCACGCGCGCCACGGCTTCGCCGACGTGCTGCGCCACCCGCACGTGCTGTTCGGCGTGCTCGGCATCTTCTTCTACGTCGGCGCGGAAGTGTCGATCGGCAGCTTCATGGTCAACTACCTGTCGATGCCGGAGATCGGCCACCTGAGCGAACAGCAGGCGGCGAAGTACGTATCCTGGTACTGGGGCGGCGCGATGGTCGGCCGCTTCGCCGGCTCGGCGCTGATGGCGAAGTTCTCGCCGCGCAAGCTGCTGGCCGCGTTTGCCACGATCAACGCGCTGCTGGTGCTGACCACCATGTCGAGCAGCGGCGCGCTGGCGATGTACAGCATCATCGCGATCGGCCTGTTCAACTCGATCATGTTCCCGACCATCTTCGCGCTGGGCATCGAGCGGCTGGGGCCGATGACCAGCAAGGCGTCCAGCCTGCTGATCATGGCCATCGTCGGCGGCGCGATCATGCCGCCGCTACAGGGCCTGTTCGCCGACCACATCGGCCTGCAGCACGCGTTCTTCCTGCCGCTGCTGTGCTACCTGTACATCGTGTTCTACGGCCTGCGCGGCTCGCGCATCCGCAGCCTGCCGGCAGCGGACGCCAGCGGAATCCATTGA